The Miscanthus floridulus cultivar M001 chromosome 17, ASM1932011v1, whole genome shotgun sequence genome has a window encoding:
- the LOC136517156 gene encoding putative glucose-6-phosphate 1-epimerase isoform X2 produces the protein MSMGRFVNSMDPRSGLEVIRDWNGVAQVVLRSPKGASARVSLHGGQVVSWRNDRGEELLFTSSKAIFKPPNAMRGGIQMCFPQFGYSGTLERHGFARNRIWALDDEHPPLNHNDNGSKVSVDLILKPSEDDLKCWPHREVRIEGLETLDYLDNLSHKERFTEQGDAITFESEVDRVYVSSPNVVAILDHEKKHSFVIRKEGLPDVVVWNPWEKKSKTMVDFGDEEYKQMLCVDAAAVERAITLRPGEEWTGKLELSAVLSTNCSDHLDHPVSI, from the exons ATGAGCATGGGGCGCTTCGTCAACTCCATGGATCCGAGGTCGGGGCTGGAGGTGATCAGGGACTGGAACGGCGTCGCCCAGGTCGTGCTCCGCTCGCCCAAGGGTGCCTCCGCGCGG GTGAGCCTGCACGGCGGCCAGGTCGTCTCCTGGAGGAACGACCGCGGCGAGGAGCTCCTCTTCACCAGCAGCAAG GCAATCTTCAAGCCGCCAAATGCGATGCGAGGTGGAATTCAGATGTGTTTCCCACAG TTTGGATACTCTGGGACATTGGAGCGACATGGATTTGCAAGAAACAGGATATGGGCCCTGGATGATGAGCATCCACCACTGAATCATAATGATAACGGCAGCAAAGTTTCTGTTGACCTTATACTAAAGCCATCTGAAGATGACCTCAAGTGCTGGCCACATCG TGAGGTCAGGATTGAAGGTCTGGAGACACTTGATTATCTTGACAACCTTAGCCACAAAGAACGGTTTACGGAACAAGGAGATGCCATAACATTTGAGTCAGAG GTCGACCGAGTCTACGTTAGCTCCCCAAATGTAGTAGCGATTCTTGACCATGAGAAGAAACATTCATTTGTCATAAGAAAGGAAGGACTTCCTGACGTTG TTGTGTGGAATCCATGGGAAAAGAAATCGAAGACCATGGTAGACTTCGGTGATGAGGAGTACAAGCAGATGCTTTGCGTTGATGCGGCCGCTGTGGAGAGAGCAATCACGCTGAGACCAGGGGAGGAGTGGACTGGGAAGCTGGAGCTTTCTGCGGTTTTATCCACTAACTGCAGCGATCATCTTGATCACCCTGTCAGCATCTAG
- the LOC136517156 gene encoding putative glucose-6-phosphate 1-epimerase isoform X1, whose translation MSMGRFVNSMDPRSGLEVIRDWNGVAQVVLRSPKGASARVSLHGGQVVSWRNDRGEELLFTSSKAIFKPPNAMRGGIQMCFPQFGYSGTLERHGFARNRIWALDDEHPPLNHNDNGSKVSVDLILKPSEDDLKCWPHRFEFRLRVSLSKDGDLSLISRIRNVNGKPFSFSFAYHTYLSVSDISEVRIEGLETLDYLDNLSHKERFTEQGDAITFESEVDRVYVSSPNVVAILDHEKKHSFVIRKEGLPDVVVWNPWEKKSKTMVDFGDEEYKQMLCVDAAAVERAITLRPGEEWTGKLELSAVLSTNCSDHLDHPVSI comes from the exons ATGAGCATGGGGCGCTTCGTCAACTCCATGGATCCGAGGTCGGGGCTGGAGGTGATCAGGGACTGGAACGGCGTCGCCCAGGTCGTGCTCCGCTCGCCCAAGGGTGCCTCCGCGCGG GTGAGCCTGCACGGCGGCCAGGTCGTCTCCTGGAGGAACGACCGCGGCGAGGAGCTCCTCTTCACCAGCAGCAAG GCAATCTTCAAGCCGCCAAATGCGATGCGAGGTGGAATTCAGATGTGTTTCCCACAG TTTGGATACTCTGGGACATTGGAGCGACATGGATTTGCAAGAAACAGGATATGGGCCCTGGATGATGAGCATCCACCACTGAATCATAATGATAACGGCAGCAAAGTTTCTGTTGACCTTATACTAAAGCCATCTGAAGATGACCTCAAGTGCTGGCCACATCG TTTTGAGTTCCGTCTGAGGGTCTCTCTTTCAAAGGATGGGGACTTGTCGTTAATATCACGCATTaggaatgtcaatggcaagccatTCAGTTTCTCGTTTGCTTATCACACGTATCTTTCTGTTTCTGACATCAG TGAGGTCAGGATTGAAGGTCTGGAGACACTTGATTATCTTGACAACCTTAGCCACAAAGAACGGTTTACGGAACAAGGAGATGCCATAACATTTGAGTCAGAG GTCGACCGAGTCTACGTTAGCTCCCCAAATGTAGTAGCGATTCTTGACCATGAGAAGAAACATTCATTTGTCATAAGAAAGGAAGGACTTCCTGACGTTG TTGTGTGGAATCCATGGGAAAAGAAATCGAAGACCATGGTAGACTTCGGTGATGAGGAGTACAAGCAGATGCTTTGCGTTGATGCGGCCGCTGTGGAGAGAGCAATCACGCTGAGACCAGGGGAGGAGTGGACTGGGAAGCTGGAGCTTTCTGCGGTTTTATCCACTAACTGCAGCGATCATCTTGATCACCCTGTCAGCATCTAG